One segment of Panicum virgatum strain AP13 chromosome 1K, P.virgatum_v5, whole genome shotgun sequence DNA contains the following:
- the LOC120696909 gene encoding uncharacterized protein LOC120696909, whose product MPWFPAVPPALAAADGGRMIKKRAGLPKLLHKLFVKVLRLRPASAAAEGFCGYRVAGGAGDEEYCYYYSYGGAGASWAGVLSSIPEEDDDSSEEGTPDVAPGPAVLRKAKSERFAVGPPVLRKAKSERFAVGPPDAAAVVHVEVLV is encoded by the coding sequence atGCCGTGGTTCCCGGCGGTGCcaccggcgctggcggcggccgaTGGGGGCCGGATGATCAAGAAGCGCGCGGGGCTGCCCAAGCTGCTGCACAAGCTCTTCGTCAAGGTGCTCCGCCTCcggccggcgtcggcggcggcggaggggttcTGCGGCTACcgggtggcgggcggcgccggcgacgaggagtaCTGCTACTACTACAGctacggcggcgcgggcgcgtcgTGGGCCGGCGTGCTCTCCTCCATcccggaggaggacgacgacagcTCCGAGGAGGGCACGCCCGACGTCGCCCCCGGCCCCGCCGTGCTCCGCAAGGCCAAGTCCGAGCGCTTCGCCGTCGGCCCGCCCGTGCTCCGCAAGGCCAAGTCCGAGCGCTTCGCCGTCGGcccgcccgacgccgccgccgtcgtgcacGTCGAGGTCCTCGTCTAG